One stretch of Centroberyx gerrardi isolate f3 chromosome 13, fCenGer3.hap1.cur.20231027, whole genome shotgun sequence DNA includes these proteins:
- the LOC139925593 gene encoding histamine H3 receptor-like: protein MSEDQTNSSGHYFDSDSTRVQSNFVISGPLFVILVVMMVTLVVVIVLGNALVILAFKVDKSLRRQCNYYFLNLAISDFLVGAFCIPVYIPYILTGRWTLGRGLCKLWLVMDYLLCSASVFNIVLISYDRFLSVTRAVSYRARQSMTHQAIMKMIAVWVLAFFLYGPAIIFWELAVGSSRVPKDECFAEFYYTWYFLLSASMLEFFSPFISVAFFNLSIYLSIRRRRLHSREAQSHLQLSEPASAQGEGIPLSHNWGLGMKLAVRGSIHSQTSSPCLGKLDPSTNRAAQPSRLSRDKKIAKSLAIIVCVFAICWAPYTLLMIIRAACRGQCIQHHWYEVTFWLLWLNSAINPFLYPLCHSSFRRAFSRILCPKRHTTPPAADLHAGQ, encoded by the exons ATGTCGGAAGATCAAACTAACTCAAGTGGGCACTATTTTGACAGCGACTCAACCAGAGTCCAGAGCAACTTCGTAATTTCAGGAcctttatttgtcattttggtggtgatgatggtgactTTGGTTGTTGTGATAGTTTTGGGCAACGCATTGGTCATTTTGGCCTTCAAAGTGGACAAGAGTTTGAGAAGACAATGCAATTACTACTTTTTGAATTTGGCAATATCAGATTTTCTTGTTG GGGCGTTCTGCATCCCAGTCTACATCCCCTACATCCTTACAGGCAGGTGGACACTGGGCCGGGGGCTGTGCAAGCTGTGGCTGGTCATGGACTACCTGCTCTGCTCTGCGTCTGTCTTCAACATCGTCCTCATCAGCTACGACCGCTTCCTCTCTGTCACCAGAGCG GTAAGTTACCGTGCCAGACAGAGCATGACCCATCAAGCCATCATGAAGATGATTGCCGTCTGGGTGCTAGCCTTTTTCCTTTACGGCCCAGCCATCATATTCTGGGAGCTGGCGGTGGGCAGCAGCCGCGTGCCAAAGGATGAGTGCTTTGCTGAGTTCTATTACACTTGGTATTTCCTGCTGAGTGCCTCCATGCTGGAgttcttctctcctttcatctccgtGGCTTTCTTCAACCTCAGCATTTACCTCAGCATCCGCAGGAGGAGGCTCCACAGCAGGGAGGCCCAATCCCACCTCCAACTCAGCGAGCCAGCCTCTGCCCAGGGGGAAGGCATCCCCCTTTCCCACAACTGGGGGTTGGGGATGAAGCTGGCTGTAAGAGGCTCCATCCACTCCCAgacctcctctccctgtctgggCAAACTAGATCCCTCAACCAACAGGGCTGCCCAGCCTAGCCGTCTGTCCAGGGATAAGAAAATTGCAAAGTCCCTGGCcatcatagtgtgtgtgtttgccatcTGCTGGGCGCCATACACCCTACTGATGATCATCCGCGCTGCCTGCAGAGGGCAGTGCATCCAGCACCACTGGTACGAGGTCACCTTCTGGCTCCTGTGGCTCAACTCGGCTATTAACCCCTTCCTGTACCCGCTTTGCCACAGTAGCTTCCGCAGGGCCTTTAGCAGGATTCTGTGCCCCAAGCGGCATACTACTCCGCCCGCAGCTGACCTTCATGCCGGCCAGTGA